A stretch of Wenzhouxiangella sp. XN24 DNA encodes these proteins:
- the sulP gene encoding sulfate permease, whose translation MPSGILKFFPIVHWVRLTTRKDLAADIFAGAITTVLLVPQGLAYAMIAGLPPVVGLYASILPAVLYALLGTSRDLSIGPTSIAAIMVAAAMAGAGAGIDPVAGAVILSALSGLILLAMGIIKLGVFANLLSQPVLTGFSSGAAIVIMADQLRHFAGIELPSGLQPHEMLAYLGGRAAILNPQTLVLGGVALGFLLLTIGTVRGGRRRHVMFARFSPVLVLVLGAIAVWGLGLERVPVVGEISARPPVLDITMPGAGAWIALLPSAALISIIVFVESVSISKYLAGRRRQSIDADQELLALGSANVGSALSGALPVAGSFSRSMVNFNSGAHSQLASIFLALFTAATLLLFTPAFSGLPKAVLAAVIIVAVAGLVDLRSIPETWRYSKADGASNLVTFLGVLAYGVEAGLVMGVLLSVLLYLWRTGHPNIAIVGRLPHSTEFRSIERHKVETWPDILLVRVDENLYFANVGHVQDMLTREFQKRPGVQHLVLVMSGVGFVDSSALKVLQVAIDTLRESGVTIHLADVKGPVLDRLRRTRIFEHMAPGQVFPTPQAAVTALTRAAEREKELIPI comes from the coding sequence GTGCCCTCCGGAATCCTGAAATTTTTTCCCATCGTCCACTGGGTGCGCCTGACCACCCGGAAGGACCTGGCGGCGGATATTTTTGCCGGCGCCATCACGACCGTGTTGCTCGTGCCCCAGGGCCTGGCCTACGCGATGATCGCGGGTCTGCCGCCGGTCGTCGGCCTGTACGCATCGATTCTGCCGGCGGTGCTCTACGCCCTGCTCGGCACCAGCCGCGACCTTTCCATCGGCCCGACGTCGATCGCGGCGATCATGGTGGCCGCCGCCATGGCGGGTGCCGGGGCGGGCATCGACCCGGTCGCGGGCGCGGTCATCCTGTCCGCCTTGTCGGGCCTGATCCTGCTCGCCATGGGCATCATCAAGCTCGGCGTGTTTGCCAACCTGCTCAGCCAGCCCGTGCTGACCGGTTTTTCCAGCGGCGCGGCCATCGTCATCATGGCCGACCAGCTGCGTCACTTCGCCGGCATCGAGTTGCCCTCGGGCCTGCAGCCACACGAAATGCTCGCCTACCTCGGCGGCCGGGCCGCGATTCTGAATCCCCAGACCCTCGTCCTCGGCGGCGTCGCACTCGGCTTCCTGCTGCTGACGATCGGCACGGTGCGCGGCGGCCGGCGGCGCCACGTCATGTTCGCGCGTTTCTCCCCGGTGCTGGTGCTGGTGCTCGGGGCTATCGCCGTATGGGGCCTGGGGCTGGAGCGCGTGCCGGTGGTCGGCGAGATCAGCGCGCGTCCACCCGTGCTGGACATCACCATGCCCGGCGCCGGCGCATGGATCGCGCTGCTGCCATCGGCCGCGCTGATCAGCATCATCGTGTTCGTCGAGAGCGTGAGCATCAGCAAGTACCTGGCGGGCCGGCGACGCCAGTCGATCGATGCCGACCAGGAACTGCTCGCGCTGGGCAGCGCCAACGTCGGCTCCGCCCTCTCCGGCGCCCTGCCCGTCGCGGGCAGCTTCAGCCGCAGCATGGTGAATTTCAATTCCGGCGCCCACAGCCAGCTCGCCTCCATATTCCTGGCGCTGTTCACCGCCGCCACGCTGCTGCTCTTCACGCCGGCCTTCAGCGGCCTGCCGAAGGCCGTGCTCGCGGCGGTCATTATCGTCGCCGTCGCCGGGCTGGTCGACCTGCGGTCGATCCCCGAGACCTGGCGCTACAGCAAGGCGGACGGAGCCTCCAACCTCGTCACCTTCCTCGGGGTGCTCGCCTATGGCGTCGAGGCCGGACTCGTGATGGGCGTGCTGCTGTCGGTGCTCCTGTACCTGTGGCGCACCGGACATCCCAACATCGCCATCGTCGGACGACTGCCGCACTCCACCGAGTTCCGCAGCATCGAGCGCCACAAGGTGGAGACCTGGCCGGACATCCTGCTCGTGCGTGTAGACGAAAATCTCTACTTCGCCAACGTCGGCCATGTGCAGGACATGCTGACGCGGGAGTTCCAGAAACGCCCCGGGGTGCAACACCTGGTGCTGGTGATGAGCGGCGTGGGCTTCGTCGATTCCAGCGCGTTGAAAGTGCTGCAGGTGGCGATCGACACGCTGCGGGAGTCGGGCGTCACCATCCATCTCGCCGACGTGAAGGGCCCGGTGCTGGACCGCCTGCGCCGTACCCGAATCTTCGAGCACATGGCGCCCGGCCAGGTGTTCCCCACGCCGCAGGCGGCGGTCACCGCGCTGACGCGGGCCGCGGAACGCGAGAAGGAACTGATCCCGATCTAG
- a CDS encoding peroxiredoxin, protein MNRLPSFALALLLCATLVSPVAQGSPAEGSPAPDFALPDQEGEVRRLADYSGKWLVLYFYPKDDTPGCTTQACEFRDNIFAFRNNGAEIVGISLDDVETHEAFAAKHGLPFTLLADTGGATAERYGVLRNFGLVKLASRQTFLISPDGVVARHYEKVDVNKHSEEVLSDIVALSGGG, encoded by the coding sequence ATGAACCGACTGCCGTCTTTCGCCCTTGCGCTGCTGCTTTGCGCGACGCTCGTATCGCCCGTGGCGCAGGGTTCGCCGGCCGAGGGATCGCCGGCCCCGGATTTCGCGTTGCCCGACCAGGAAGGGGAGGTCCGCCGCCTGGCGGATTACAGCGGCAAGTGGCTGGTGCTGTACTTCTATCCGAAAGACGATACGCCCGGCTGCACGACGCAGGCTTGCGAGTTCCGCGACAACATCTTCGCCTTCCGCAACAACGGCGCGGAAATCGTCGGCATCAGCCTGGATGACGTCGAGACACACGAGGCGTTTGCCGCCAAGCACGGCCTGCCCTTCACGCTGCTTGCAGACACTGGCGGCGCCACCGCCGAGCGATACGGCGTATTGCGCAACTTCGGGCTCGTCAAGCTCGCCAGCCGCCAGACTTTTCTCATTTCGCCGGACGGCGTCGTGGCGCGCCACTACGAGAAGGTCGATGTGAACAAGCACTCGGAGGAAGTCCTGAGCGACATCGTCGCGCTCAGCGGCGGGGGCTGA
- the rapZ gene encoding RNase adapter RapZ, whose protein sequence is MELVIVSGLSGSGKSVALAMLEDLEWYTLDNVPARILSMVVTELVEGDDAKFNRLAIGLDTRPRPEDLPVTRRLLADLRERGIHCQLVFLHASEPVLVQRYLDTRRRHPHTPDDDGDRTLAEAIRFEQNLLAPLAESADFVLDTSTMSVHELRDLVRDRVAKQPRNQVSLQFESFGFRQGIPKDADFVFDARFLPNPYWEPALRALTGREAGVVDFLAARAEVQAYLDDITRFLGTWLGHIEAANRSYLTVAIGCTGGRHRSVYLAERLAERFQDEFPGVTVRHTGLERLARSAMAPGSRNP, encoded by the coding sequence ATGGAACTCGTGATCGTCAGCGGCCTGTCGGGTTCCGGCAAAAGCGTTGCGCTGGCCATGCTCGAGGATCTCGAGTGGTACACGCTCGACAACGTGCCGGCGCGGATCCTCTCGATGGTGGTCACCGAACTGGTCGAAGGCGACGATGCCAAGTTCAACCGGCTGGCCATCGGCCTGGATACGCGGCCCCGCCCCGAGGACCTGCCGGTGACCCGCAGGCTCCTGGCCGATCTGCGCGAACGGGGGATCCACTGCCAGCTGGTGTTCCTGCATGCCTCCGAGCCCGTGCTCGTCCAACGCTACCTGGATACGCGGCGCCGGCATCCCCACACCCCCGACGACGACGGCGACCGGACGCTGGCCGAAGCGATCCGCTTCGAACAGAACCTGCTCGCACCGCTGGCCGAGTCGGCGGACTTCGTGCTGGACACGAGCACGATGAGCGTCCACGAGCTCCGCGACCTGGTGCGCGACCGGGTGGCAAAGCAACCGCGCAACCAGGTCTCGCTGCAGTTCGAGTCCTTCGGCTTCCGCCAGGGCATTCCCAAGGACGCGGACTTCGTCTTCGATGCCCGCTTCCTGCCGAATCCCTACTGGGAACCGGCCCTGCGCGCCCTGACCGGGCGCGAGGCCGGCGTGGTCGATTTCCTCGCGGCCCGCGCCGAAGTCCAGGCCTACCTGGATGACATCACGCGGTTCCTGGGCACCTGGCTGGGCCACATCGAAGCGGCGAACCGCAGTTACCTGACCGTGGCGATCGGCTGCACCGGCGGACGCCACCGCTCCGTGTACCTGGCCGAACGCCTCGCCGAACGTTTCCAGGACGAGTTTCCCGGCGTGACGGTGCGGCACACCGGGCTGGAACGGCTGGCCAGGAGTGCGATGGCGCCGGGTTCGCGGAATCCGTAG
- a CDS encoding PTS sugar transporter subunit IIA, which produces MTFQSLLLPGRVLCNVEARSKKHALDVLSELLSSATDIDQGDVFQSLIKREKLGCTAIENGIAIPHGRLPDLEEPIGAFLKLSRPVDFDMPDREPVDLIFGLLVPAPADNAGCHHEEVSLVATAFADRTLATALRGATSSRAIYELLTAPDPARRAAAS; this is translated from the coding sequence ATGACCTTCCAATCCCTCCTGCTGCCCGGCCGCGTGCTCTGCAACGTCGAAGCCCGCAGCAAGAAACACGCGCTGGACGTGCTCAGCGAACTGCTGTCCTCCGCGACCGATATCGACCAGGGCGATGTGTTCCAGAGCCTCATCAAGCGGGAAAAACTCGGTTGCACGGCCATCGAGAACGGCATCGCGATCCCCCATGGACGGCTGCCCGATCTCGAAGAGCCGATCGGGGCTTTCCTGAAGCTGTCGCGCCCGGTGGATTTCGACATGCCCGACCGCGAACCCGTCGACCTGATCTTCGGCCTGCTCGTGCCTGCGCCGGCGGACAATGCCGGCTGCCATCACGAGGAAGTCTCGCTGGTGGCGACCGCGTTTGCCGACCGCACGCTGGCGACCGCCCTGCGGGGCGCCACTTCGAGCCGGGCGATCTACGAACTGCTGACCGCGCCGGACCCTGCGCGACGGGCCGCCGCGTCATGA
- the raiA gene encoding ribosome-associated translation inhibitor RaiA produces MQINLTGHHVDITEPLRDYVHSKMDKVVRHFDNLIDVHCVLTVEKLRHQAEATLRVAGDTLHAAAVEEDMYAAIDGMIDRLDRQVRRHKDKLTDHHNGAGRPRSA; encoded by the coding sequence ATGCAGATCAACTTGACCGGTCACCACGTCGATATCACCGAGCCGTTGCGCGATTACGTGCATAGCAAGATGGACAAGGTCGTCCGGCATTTTGACAACCTGATCGATGTCCATTGCGTCCTCACCGTCGAGAAGCTCCGTCACCAGGCCGAAGCCACGCTGCGCGTCGCGGGCGACACCCTGCATGCGGCCGCGGTGGAAGAAGACATGTATGCCGCGATCGACGGCATGATCGACCGCCTCGACCGCCAGGTTCGTCGCCACAAGGACAAGCTGACGGATCACCACAACGGGGCCGGGCGCCCGCGCAGCGCCTGA
- a CDS encoding RNA polymerase factor sigma-54 has translation MMKQSLQLKLGQQLTLTPQLQMAIRLLQLPVLDLQAELREALEKNVMLEMDDGLELAPAKGEQKTPSDALRETPAAQSAESGTDTPERFDDDVSYADVSDFGSGYSGSGQGRGDGEDQRDYADVSGSSLRDHLIAQLDVAFPEGDRKYIATMLVDAIDDDGYLTESLEDICTNLAPELVTDVDEVERVLACVQRFDPLGVGARDLSECLLLQLAPFAPDTPDLELVRRLASECLVELGEQDYATIRRRLGCSVEQLEHAVALLRSLNPRPGGAADTRPPEYIVPDVFVRRDESGWRVDVNPAIAPRLRVNAAYAGSLGRGGEYSTLRTQLQEARWLVKSLEIRNETLIRVARAIVSHQEQFLERGEEGMRPLVLREIADALELHESTVSRATTGKYMHTPRGVYEFRYFFSSQVSGSDGESISSTAIRARIRKLIAEEDPAKPLSDSALTRALVQEGIEVARRTVAKYRESMGFPSSNERRRVTIR, from the coding sequence ATGATGAAGCAATCGCTACAACTCAAACTCGGCCAGCAGCTGACGCTCACGCCCCAGCTGCAGATGGCCATCCGGCTGCTGCAGCTGCCGGTGCTCGATCTGCAGGCCGAACTCCGCGAGGCGCTCGAGAAGAATGTCATGCTCGAGATGGACGACGGCCTGGAACTGGCCCCGGCCAAGGGCGAGCAGAAAACGCCCTCGGATGCATTGCGGGAAACGCCTGCGGCGCAGTCCGCCGAGAGCGGCACGGACACGCCGGAACGGTTCGATGACGATGTGTCCTACGCCGACGTGTCGGATTTCGGCTCGGGTTACAGCGGCTCGGGGCAGGGTCGCGGCGACGGCGAAGACCAGCGGGATTACGCTGACGTCAGCGGCAGCTCCCTGCGCGACCACCTGATCGCACAGCTGGATGTCGCCTTCCCCGAGGGCGACCGGAAATACATCGCCACGATGCTGGTCGATGCGATCGACGACGACGGTTACCTGACGGAAAGCCTCGAGGACATCTGCACCAATCTCGCGCCCGAACTGGTCACCGACGTGGACGAGGTCGAGCGCGTGCTGGCCTGTGTGCAACGCTTCGACCCGCTCGGCGTCGGCGCGCGCGACCTCTCGGAGTGCCTGTTGCTGCAGCTCGCGCCGTTCGCACCGGACACCCCGGACCTGGAACTGGTGCGCCGCCTGGCCTCCGAATGCCTCGTGGAGCTCGGTGAGCAGGATTACGCAACCATACGCCGGCGCCTTGGGTGCAGCGTGGAACAGCTCGAACATGCAGTGGCCTTGCTGCGCTCGCTCAACCCGCGCCCCGGCGGCGCGGCCGACACCCGTCCGCCGGAGTACATCGTCCCGGACGTTTTTGTGCGGCGCGACGAGTCGGGCTGGCGGGTCGACGTCAACCCGGCCATCGCCCCCCGGCTCCGGGTGAACGCAGCCTATGCGGGCAGCCTGGGCCGGGGGGGCGAGTATTCGACGCTGCGGACCCAGCTGCAGGAAGCCCGCTGGCTGGTGAAGAGCCTGGAAATCCGCAACGAGACGCTCATCCGCGTGGCGCGCGCCATCGTCTCCCACCAGGAACAATTCCTCGAACGTGGCGAGGAAGGCATGCGGCCCCTGGTGCTGCGCGAGATCGCCGACGCGCTCGAGCTGCACGAATCGACCGTGTCCCGCGCCACGACCGGCAAATATATGCATACGCCGCGGGGGGTCTACGAATTCAGGTACTTCTTCTCCAGCCAGGTATCCGGCAGCGACGGGGAGAGCATTTCGTCCACGGCCATCCGTGCCCGGATCCGCAAGCTCATTGCCGAAGAGGACCCCGCCAAGCCCCTGTCCGACAGCGCCCTCACCCGTGCACTCGTGCAGGAAGGTATCGAAGTGGCGCGCCGCACAGTCGCCAAGTATCGGGAATCCATGGGATTTCCGTCATCGAACGAACGCCGGCGCGTGACCATCCGCTAG
- the lptB gene encoding LPS export ABC transporter ATP-binding protein, whose product MRTLRAEGISKRYRSRQVVRDLSLSISSGEVVGLLGPNGAGKTTAFYMIVGLVPCDSGRILLDDTELTALPMHRRARLGVGYLPQEASVFRGLTVEQNVLGVLQTRKDLDTLGRRQALEELLEELNIGHIRDGKGLSLSGGERRRVEIARALAAEPAFILLDEPFAGVDPISVIDIQRIIGQLRDRGIGVLITDHNVRETLGICGRAFILNAGEVIASGTADEILANRQVREVYLGEHFRL is encoded by the coding sequence ATGAGAACGCTGCGCGCCGAGGGCATCTCCAAGCGCTATCGCTCGCGGCAGGTGGTGCGCGACCTGTCGCTGTCCATCTCGAGCGGCGAGGTGGTGGGACTGCTCGGGCCGAATGGCGCCGGGAAGACCACGGCGTTTTACATGATCGTCGGGCTCGTGCCCTGCGACAGCGGCCGCATCCTGCTCGACGACACCGAACTCACGGCCTTGCCGATGCATCGCCGGGCGCGCCTCGGCGTCGGCTACCTGCCCCAGGAGGCCTCGGTGTTTCGTGGGCTGACGGTGGAACAGAACGTGCTCGGCGTGCTCCAGACACGCAAGGACCTCGACACGCTCGGTCGGCGACAGGCACTGGAAGAGCTGCTCGAGGAACTCAATATCGGCCATATCCGCGACGGCAAGGGCCTGAGCCTTTCCGGGGGTGAGCGCCGCCGGGTCGAGATTGCCCGCGCGCTGGCCGCCGAGCCCGCTTTCATCCTGCTGGACGAGCCGTTCGCCGGCGTCGACCCGATCTCCGTCATCGACATCCAGCGCATCATCGGGCAGCTGCGCGACCGGGGCATCGGTGTGCTGATCACGGATCATAACGTGCGGGAAACACTCGGTATTTGCGGCCGCGCTTTCATCCTCAACGCCGGCGAGGTCATCGCGTCCGGCACTGCAGATGAGATACTGGCCAACCGGCAGGTTCGCGAGGTCTACCTCGGCGAGCACTTCCGCCTGTGA
- a CDS encoding LptA/OstA family protein, with translation MVASSPDSRRRPIAPTPAGALAATLAAALAVFGVPAALAQQEEINLEAASSDFDRRNERLVFQQVRIQQGDMVISADVAESRDLDFSDGSWLFRGDVRISSPMGEIESERATASFIDHRLAAATAEGAPARFTRTLPEPEPRVVRGTANRITYDLSEGILELSGQAALRDGLREVSGGRLLYRIAEDRLIASADDEGSERVRIIITPPGDAEETPGDDVPGEASGDPDEPPPDEPPPDGTSAP, from the coding sequence ATGGTCGCTTCCTCCCCTGATTCCCGCCGCCGGCCCATCGCGCCGACGCCCGCGGGCGCCCTCGCGGCAACGCTGGCAGCCGCGCTGGCGGTGTTCGGCGTGCCTGCCGCGCTCGCCCAGCAGGAGGAAATCAATCTCGAAGCGGCCTCGTCGGACTTCGATCGCCGCAACGAGCGCCTGGTATTCCAGCAAGTGCGCATTCAGCAGGGCGACATGGTGATCTCGGCCGACGTCGCGGAATCGCGCGATCTCGACTTTTCCGACGGCAGCTGGCTGTTCCGCGGCGACGTCCGTATCAGCAGCCCGATGGGCGAAATCGAATCGGAGCGCGCCACGGCGAGCTTCATAGATCATCGTCTCGCTGCGGCCACCGCCGAAGGCGCGCCGGCACGCTTCACGCGAACGCTGCCCGAGCCTGAGCCGCGGGTGGTGCGGGGTACGGCCAATCGCATCACCTACGACCTCTCCGAAGGCATCCTGGAGCTGTCGGGGCAGGCGGCGTTGCGGGACGGCCTGCGCGAAGTCAGCGGTGGCCGATTGCTCTACCGCATCGCCGAAGACCGGCTCATCGCCAGCGCCGACGATGAAGGCAGCGAACGCGTCCGGATCATCATCACGCCGCCGGGCGACGCGGAGGAAACGCCGGGCGACGATGTTCCCGGCGAGGCGTCCGGGGATCCCGACGAACCGCCGCCCGACGAACCGCCGCCCGACGGGACGAGTGCGCCATGA
- the lptC gene encoding LPS export ABC transporter periplasmic protein LptC, translating to MRGGGRIWFVLLAGLAMGAWWLNQRFTEAPAQIEETPAGDGFYMTEAQITTAGPDGLPQYRLIAQEIRQRSLDGPTLLNDVRVEYNVYSPNPWLLTAPEGVLSADQDQLQLFGGVNVLSESSDHDSTSLTTERLRIDIPANIARTDAPVELTVGPQQVTAVGMVAYLLEERLQLQSEVHGRFLP from the coding sequence GTGCGCGGCGGCGGACGGATCTGGTTCGTGCTGCTCGCCGGCCTGGCCATGGGTGCATGGTGGCTCAACCAGCGCTTCACGGAGGCGCCCGCCCAGATCGAGGAGACTCCGGCCGGCGACGGCTTCTACATGACCGAAGCGCAGATAACGACTGCGGGCCCTGACGGCCTGCCGCAGTACCGCCTGATCGCGCAGGAAATCCGTCAGCGTTCTCTCGACGGACCGACCCTGCTGAACGACGTCCGGGTGGAGTACAACGTCTACTCCCCGAATCCGTGGCTGCTGACCGCGCCGGAAGGCGTGCTGTCCGCGGACCAGGACCAGCTGCAGCTCTTCGGCGGCGTCAATGTGCTCAGCGAGTCCAGCGACCACGACTCGACATCGCTGACCACCGAGCGGCTGCGGATCGACATCCCCGCCAACATCGCGCGCACCGACGCCCCGGTGGAACTGACGGTCGGGCCGCAGCAGGTCACGGCCGTCGGCATGGTCGCTTACTTGCTGGAGGAGCGGCTGCAGTTACAATCCGAGGTCCATGGTCGCTTCCTCCCCTGA
- a CDS encoding HAD-IIIA family hydrolase — protein sequence MAAPHAIAAGIRLVVFDVDGVFTDGRIWIGSDGVEYKAFSVRDGVGVKGLLRAGIEVAIISGRASPAVDQRMAELGVTRVIQGREDKGTVLSQLLDELGIEPLHTAYLGDDTPDLGAMRMVGLPGSVADAHAEVRAASTWVATQPGGRGAVREFCEFLLGAR from the coding sequence ATGGCCGCACCGCACGCAATCGCCGCCGGGATCCGCCTCGTGGTGTTCGATGTCGACGGCGTATTCACGGACGGGCGGATCTGGATCGGCAGCGACGGCGTCGAGTACAAGGCCTTCAGCGTGCGCGACGGTGTCGGCGTCAAGGGCCTGCTGCGCGCCGGCATCGAGGTCGCCATCATTTCCGGCCGCGCCTCGCCCGCAGTCGACCAGCGCATGGCGGAACTGGGCGTGACGCGCGTCATCCAGGGCCGCGAAGACAAGGGAACGGTCCTGTCGCAACTGCTCGATGAGCTCGGTATCGAGCCGCTGCATACCGCCTATCTCGGCGATGACACGCCGGATCTCGGCGCCATGCGCATGGTCGGGCTGCCGGGCTCCGTTGCGGATGCGCACGCCGAGGTGCGCGCCGCCAGCACCTGGGTCGCGACGCAGCCGGGCGGCCGCGGCGCCGTGCGGGAGTTCTGCGAATTCCTGCTCGGGGCGCGCTGA
- a CDS encoding KpsF/GutQ family sugar-phosphate isomerase, whose product MQDDGRPDDEALRRLAREVLDIEADAVLALRERVGDAFLAACRHCLACPGRVVVTGMGKSGHVAGKIAATLASTGTPAFFVHPGEASHGDLGMITATDVVLAISNSGETPEILTILPLIKRLGVPLIAMTGRPDSTLAGAADAHLDVGVAKEACPLNLAPTASTTATLAMGDALAVALLHSRGFTREDFAFSHPGGQLGRRLLLHVRDIMRTGDRVPRVAPGLMVSEGLFEVSSKGLGMTAVVDGEDRVLGIYTDGDLRRTLDTRRELTTTPIEAVMTRNVKTVHGDMLAAEAVRLMETYAITALLVVDDDDRLVGAFNVHDLLQAGVM is encoded by the coding sequence ATGCAGGACGACGGCAGGCCGGACGACGAAGCATTGCGGCGGCTCGCAAGGGAAGTGCTCGACATCGAGGCCGACGCCGTGCTCGCGCTGCGGGAACGCGTCGGGGATGCGTTTCTCGCGGCGTGTCGCCATTGCCTCGCCTGCCCCGGGCGGGTGGTCGTGACCGGCATGGGCAAGTCGGGCCACGTGGCGGGCAAGATCGCGGCGACCCTCGCCAGCACCGGCACGCCGGCGTTTTTCGTCCACCCGGGCGAAGCCAGTCACGGGGACCTCGGCATGATCACGGCGACGGATGTCGTGCTCGCCATCTCCAATTCGGGCGAGACCCCCGAGATCCTCACCATCCTGCCCCTGATCAAGCGCCTGGGCGTGCCGCTGATCGCCATGACGGGGCGGCCCGATTCGACGCTGGCCGGTGCCGCGGACGCCCACCTCGATGTCGGGGTGGCGAAAGAGGCCTGCCCCCTCAACCTCGCGCCCACCGCGAGCACGACCGCCACCCTCGCCATGGGCGATGCCCTCGCCGTCGCCCTGCTGCACAGCCGGGGCTTCACTCGCGAGGACTTCGCCTTCTCGCATCCCGGCGGCCAGCTCGGACGGCGCCTGTTGCTCCACGTGCGGGACATCATGCGCACGGGTGATCGCGTGCCGCGGGTTGCGCCCGGCCTGATGGTTTCGGAGGGCCTGTTCGAAGTCTCGAGCAAGGGGCTCGGCATGACCGCCGTGGTGGACGGGGAGGACCGCGTCCTCGGCATCTACACCGACGGCGACCTGCGCCGCACGCTGGACACCCGGCGGGAACTGACGACCACGCCCATCGAGGCCGTGATGACCCGCAACGTGAAGACGGTGCACGGCGACATGCTGGCGGCCGAGGCGGTCCGCCTGATGGAGACCTACGCGATCACCGCCCTGCTGGTGGTGGATGACGACGACCGGCTGGTCGGCGCCTTCAACGTGCATGACCTGCTCCAGGCAGGCGTGATGTGA